Proteins from a genomic interval of Pseudomonas asplenii:
- the rnhB gene encoding ribonuclease HII, with protein sequence MQMGLDFTLVADAEDLVAGVDEVGRGPLCGAVVTAAVILDPKRPILGLNDSKKLTEARREKLFDEIREKALSWCIARAEVEEIDELNILHATMLAMQRAVEGLHIQPKLAMIDGNRCPRLSMPAEAVVKGDSKVPAIAAASILAKVSRDREMTAFEEIYPGYGIGGHKGYPTPVHLEALSRLGPTPIHRRSFAPVRLAWEAREGR encoded by the coding sequence ATGCAGATGGGACTGGATTTTACCCTGGTGGCGGATGCCGAAGACCTGGTGGCCGGTGTCGATGAAGTCGGTCGTGGCCCGCTCTGCGGCGCAGTGGTCACGGCGGCGGTGATCCTCGATCCCAAACGACCGATCCTCGGTCTGAACGATTCGAAGAAGCTGACCGAGGCACGACGCGAAAAGCTCTTTGACGAGATTCGTGAAAAGGCGCTGAGCTGGTGCATTGCCCGGGCTGAAGTCGAGGAAATCGACGAACTGAATATCCTCCATGCCACCATGCTTGCCATGCAACGCGCGGTCGAGGGGCTGCATATTCAGCCCAAGCTGGCGATGATCGATGGCAACCGTTGCCCCAGGTTGTCGATGCCGGCGGAAGCGGTGGTCAAGGGTGATAGCAAGGTGCCGGCGATTGCCGCAGCATCGATCCTGGCAAAAGTCAGTCGCGATCGGGAAATGACTGCCTTCGAAGAAATCTATCCCGGTTACGGCATTGGCGGGCACAAGGGTTATCCGACGCCGGTGCACCTGGAGGCCCTGAGCCGCCTGGGTCCGACGCCGATTCACCGACGGTCGTTCGCGCCGGTGCGACTGGCCTGGGAGGCCCGCGAAGGGCGTTAG
- the lpxB gene encoding lipid-A-disaccharide synthase translates to MAGLRIALVAGEASGDILGSGLMRALKARHPSVEFIGVGGPLMEAEGLVSYFPMERLSVMGLVEVLGRLPELLKRRKLLIQTLIDEKPDVFIGIDAPDFTLNIELKLRRAGIRTVHYVSPSVWAWRQKRVLKIREGCDLMLTLLPFEARFYEEKGVPVRFVGHPLADTIPLQADRVAARAELGLPDGPLVALMPGSRGGEVGRLGALFLDTAERLRAAQPGIRFVMPCASAQRRSQIEALLVGRDLPLTLLDGQSHKALAACDAVLIASGTATLEALLYKRPMVVAYRLAPLTFWILKRLVKSPYISLPNLLAQRLLVPELLQDDATPEALANTLSPLIEGGEEQTRSFDEIHRTLRLDASNQAADAVLALIAKPV, encoded by the coding sequence ATGGCCGGTTTGCGTATTGCGCTGGTCGCCGGCGAAGCGTCCGGAGACATTCTCGGCTCCGGCCTCATGCGGGCACTCAAGGCCCGTCACCCTTCTGTCGAGTTCATCGGCGTGGGTGGTCCGTTGATGGAAGCCGAGGGCCTGGTTTCCTATTTCCCCATGGAGCGCCTGTCGGTCATGGGTCTGGTCGAAGTGCTCGGGCGCCTGCCTGAGCTGCTCAAGCGGCGCAAGCTGCTGATCCAGACGTTGATCGACGAGAAGCCCGACGTATTCATCGGCATCGATGCACCGGACTTCACGCTCAATATCGAACTCAAGCTGCGTCGAGCCGGGATCAGGACGGTGCATTACGTCAGCCCTTCGGTTTGGGCGTGGCGCCAGAAACGTGTGCTGAAGATCCGCGAAGGCTGCGACCTGATGCTGACGCTGCTGCCGTTCGAAGCGCGTTTCTACGAAGAGAAGGGCGTACCGGTGCGTTTTGTCGGGCACCCCCTGGCCGATACCATTCCCCTGCAGGCCGACCGCGTGGCCGCCCGTGCCGAACTCGGGCTGCCGGATGGTCCGCTGGTGGCGTTGATGCCCGGTAGTCGCGGTGGCGAAGTCGGGCGTCTCGGCGCGTTGTTCCTGGATACGGCCGAGCGGCTGCGGGCCGCTCAGCCCGGTATCCGCTTTGTCATGCCATGTGCCAGTGCGCAGCGGCGAAGCCAGATCGAGGCCTTGCTGGTCGGGCGCGATTTACCGTTGACCCTGCTCGATGGTCAGTCCCACAAGGCCCTGGCGGCCTGTGATGCGGTACTGATCGCGTCGGGTACCGCGACGCTGGAAGCCCTGTTGTACAAGCGTCCGATGGTGGTCGCCTATCGTCTGGCGCCACTGACGTTCTGGATTCTCAAACGGTTGGTGAAAAGCCCCTACATTTCCTTGCCCAACCTGCTGGCCCAGCGCCTGTTGGTGCCTGAGTTGCTGCAGGATGACGCCACGCCCGAGGCGTTGGCGAACACCCTGTCGCCACTGATCGAGGGGGGCGAGGAGCAGACCCGCAGTTTCGACGAGATCCACCGGACTCTGCGCCTGGATGCTTCGAACCAGGCCGCCGATGCAGTCCTGGCATTGATCGCAAAACCTGTATGA
- the lpxA gene encoding acyl-ACP--UDP-N-acetylglucosamine O-acyltransferase, with amino-acid sequence MSLIDPRAIIDPTAVLAEGVEVGPWSIIGAGVEIGEGTVIGPHVILKGPTRIGKHNRIYQFSSVGEDTPDLKYKGEETRLVIGDHNVIREGVTIHRGTIQDRSETTLGDHNLIMAYAHIGHDSVIGNHCILVNNTALAGHVHVDDWAILSGYTLVHQFCHIGAHSFSGMGTAIGKDVPAYVTVFGNPAEARSMNFEGMRRRGFSDDAIHALRRAYKVVYRQGLTVEQAIAELAEPAAQYPEVAVFLESIQSSTRGITR; translated from the coding sequence ATGAGTCTGATTGACCCTCGTGCAATCATCGATCCGACGGCCGTGCTGGCCGAGGGTGTCGAGGTCGGCCCCTGGTCGATCATCGGCGCAGGTGTGGAAATCGGCGAGGGAACAGTGATCGGGCCGCATGTGATCCTCAAGGGCCCGACCCGGATCGGCAAGCATAATCGTATCTACCAGTTTTCCTCGGTAGGTGAGGATACGCCCGATCTGAAATACAAGGGCGAGGAGACTCGCCTGGTGATCGGTGACCATAACGTCATCCGTGAAGGTGTGACGATTCACCGTGGCACCATCCAGGATCGTTCGGAGACCACGCTGGGCGACCATAACCTGATCATGGCCTATGCCCATATCGGTCATGACAGCGTAATCGGCAACCACTGCATCCTGGTCAACAACACTGCGTTGGCCGGGCATGTACACGTCGACGATTGGGCGATTCTCTCCGGCTATACCCTGGTGCACCAGTTCTGCCATATCGGTGCCCACAGTTTTTCCGGTATGGGGACCGCCATCGGCAAGGACGTGCCAGCTTATGTCACGGTGTTCGGCAACCCGGCCGAAGCCCGCAGCATGAACTTCGAGGGCATGCGCCGTCGTGGTTTCAGCGATGACGCGATCCATGCGCTGCGTCGAGCCTACAAGGTGGTCTATCGCCAGGGCCTGACTGTAGAACAGGCGATTGCCGAATTGGCCGAACCGGCCGCTCAGTACCCCGAGGTGGCAGTGTTTCTCGAATCGATCCAGTCCTCGACTCGCGGTATCACCCGCTGA
- the fabZ gene encoding 3-hydroxyacyl-ACP dehydratase FabZ yields the protein MMDINEIREYLPHRYPFLLVDRVVDLDVEAKRIRAYKNVSINEPFFNGHFPAHPIMPGVLIIEAMAQAAGILGFKILDVKPADGTLYYFVGSDKLRFRQPVKPGDQLILEATFISCKRKLWKFECQASVDGKPVCSAEIICAEQEV from the coding sequence ATGATGGACATCAACGAGATTCGCGAATACCTGCCTCACCGTTACCCGTTCCTGCTGGTGGATCGGGTGGTGGACCTGGATGTCGAGGCCAAGCGCATTCGTGCCTACAAGAATGTCAGCATCAACGAGCCTTTCTTCAATGGTCACTTCCCGGCGCATCCGATCATGCCGGGTGTGTTGATCATTGAAGCCATGGCCCAGGCTGCCGGCATCCTCGGTTTCAAGATCCTGGACGTGAAGCCCGCTGATGGCACCCTTTACTATTTCGTCGGTTCCGACAAGCTGCGCTTCCGTCAGCCGGTCAAACCGGGTGATCAACTGATCCTCGAAGCGACCTTCATCAGTTGCAAGCGCAAGCTCTGGAAGTTCGAGTGCCAGGCTTCGGTCGATGGCAAGCCTGTATGCTCTGCCGAGATCATCTGCGCGGAACAGGAAGTATGA
- the lpxD gene encoding UDP-3-O-(3-hydroxymyristoyl)glucosamine N-acyltransferase produces the protein MTATIKLGQLAEVLGATLRGSAEKEITGLATLQEAGPAQLSFLANPQYRKFLVDSQAGAVLLKAADAEGYAGDALVVPDPYLAYARISHLFDPKPKAAAGIHPSAVVAADASVDPTASIGPFVVIESGARIGAGVTLGAHCFIGARCEIGEGGWLAPRVTLYHDVRIGKRVVIQSGAVLGGEGFGFANEKGVWNKIAQIGGVLVGDDVEIGVNTAIDRGALADTILGNGVKLDNQIQIAHNVQVGDHTAMAACCGISGSTKIGKHCMLAGGVGLVGHIEICDNVFLTGMTMVTHSITEPGAYSSGTAMQPAAEWRKSAARIRQLDDMARRLRQLEKRVGDVTPDAHASSEG, from the coding sequence ATGACTGCGACTATCAAGCTCGGCCAGTTGGCCGAGGTCCTCGGCGCCACCCTGCGTGGCTCCGCGGAGAAGGAAATCACTGGGCTGGCCACCTTGCAGGAGGCCGGCCCAGCTCAATTGAGCTTCCTGGCAAATCCCCAGTACCGCAAGTTCCTGGTGGATAGTCAGGCCGGAGCCGTTCTGCTCAAGGCTGCCGATGCCGAAGGCTATGCCGGCGATGCGCTGGTGGTGCCTGATCCCTATCTGGCCTATGCACGCATCTCGCATCTGTTCGATCCCAAGCCCAAGGCTGCTGCGGGTATTCACCCGAGCGCCGTGGTGGCAGCGGATGCTTCGGTCGATCCGACGGCAAGCATCGGCCCCTTCGTGGTGATCGAGAGCGGTGCGCGTATTGGTGCAGGTGTCACCCTCGGAGCCCACTGCTTTATCGGTGCGCGTTGCGAAATCGGTGAGGGTGGCTGGTTGGCCCCCCGCGTGACGCTGTACCACGATGTTCGTATCGGCAAGCGGGTGGTCATTCAGTCGGGCGCCGTGCTCGGGGGTGAGGGCTTCGGTTTCGCCAACGAAAAAGGTGTCTGGAACAAGATCGCCCAGATCGGCGGCGTGCTGGTGGGTGACGATGTGGAGATCGGTGTGAATACCGCCATCGATCGCGGCGCGTTGGCCGATACGATTCTCGGGAACGGTGTCAAACTCGATAACCAGATCCAGATCGCCCATAACGTCCAGGTGGGCGATCACACGGCCATGGCTGCGTGCTGTGGTATTTCCGGCAGCACCAAGATCGGCAAGCACTGCATGCTCGCCGGCGGTGTCGGGCTGGTGGGGCATATCGAGATCTGCGATAACGTTTTCCTGACCGGGATGACCATGGTGACCCACTCGATTACCGAGCCAGGCGCCTATTCCTCCGGTACGGCGATGCAGCCAGCAGCCGAATGGCGCAAGAGCGCAGCACGTATTCGCCAGCTCGACGACATGGCGCGGCGGCTGCGACAGTTGGAAAAACGTGTCGGGGACGTGACCCCGGACGCGCATGCTTCATCTGAAGGCTGA
- a CDS encoding OmpH family outer membrane protein has protein sequence MRKLTQLVLLATVLVATPAFAEMKIAVLNYQMALLESDAAKKYAVDAEKKFGPQLTKLKTLESSAKGIQDRLVAGGDKMQQGERERLELEFKQKARDFQFQSKELNEAKAVADREMLKQLKPKLDSAVEEVIKKGAFDLVFERGAVIDVKPQYDITRQVIERMNQLK, from the coding sequence GTGCGTAAGTTGACCCAACTGGTACTGCTGGCAACCGTTCTGGTAGCGACCCCGGCCTTTGCCGAAATGAAAATCGCAGTACTGAACTATCAGATGGCTCTGCTGGAGTCCGACGCCGCCAAGAAGTATGCCGTCGATGCCGAGAAGAAATTCGGCCCGCAACTGACCAAGCTCAAGACCCTGGAAAGCAGCGCCAAGGGTATTCAGGATCGCCTGGTAGCCGGTGGCGACAAGATGCAACAGGGCGAGCGTGAGCGTCTGGAGCTTGAATTCAAGCAAAAGGCCCGTGACTTCCAGTTCCAATCCAAGGAACTGAACGAAGCCAAGGCTGTTGCCGACCGTGAAATGCTCAAGCAATTGAAGCCGAAGCTGGACAGCGCGGTTGAGGAAGTCATCAAGAAAGGTGCCTTCGACCTGGTGTTCGAGCGCGGTGCGGTGATTGATGTCAAACCTCAGTACGACATCACCCGTCAGGTTATCGAGCGTATGAACCAGCTGAAGTAA